A genome region from Chthonomonas sp. includes the following:
- the argB gene encoding acetylglutamate kinase, whose amino-acid sequence MELANLLSLKTAVPYLRLFRNQLLVVKVGGEAVEDESRLRQLVEQLNVLHQLGIGLVIVHGGGPQATALGEQLGVESHFVAGRRVTSPAMVEAMVMALNGTVRTKILAACRAQHLNVLGVSGIDAGIVKATQRPPRKLPTGETVDFGQVGDIASLDVSPLRMMVEQGFVPVVSSLAADDAGTVLNINADDVASAIAVALGASKLILITKPRGIMGDVDKPETLMSEITIAELEALEAKGVVHAGMLPKSGAAKSALTGGVERVHVISYEYPDSVLAELFTNEGCGTMVTP is encoded by the coding sequence ATGGAACTAGCCAACCTTCTCTCCCTTAAGACTGCCGTGCCCTACCTGCGGCTGTTTCGCAATCAGCTGCTCGTCGTCAAGGTCGGTGGCGAGGCCGTGGAGGACGAGTCGCGGCTTCGGCAGTTGGTGGAGCAACTCAACGTGTTGCACCAACTCGGAATCGGGTTGGTGATTGTCCACGGCGGCGGCCCGCAAGCCACGGCTCTCGGCGAGCAACTCGGCGTCGAGTCGCACTTTGTAGCCGGGCGGCGGGTGACCTCGCCCGCGATGGTGGAAGCGATGGTGATGGCGCTCAACGGAACCGTTCGCACCAAAATTCTTGCCGCATGCCGAGCGCAACACCTCAACGTGTTGGGAGTGAGCGGCATTGACGCCGGCATTGTGAAAGCCACGCAGCGACCTCCGCGCAAGCTACCCACCGGCGAGACGGTGGACTTCGGGCAGGTTGGCGATATCGCCTCGCTCGATGTGTCACCGCTACGGATGATGGTCGAGCAGGGTTTCGTGCCCGTGGTGAGTTCGCTGGCTGCCGACGACGCCGGGACGGTGCTCAACATCAACGCCGACGATGTCGCTTCGGCGATTGCCGTCGCGCTCGGCGCGAGCAAACTGATTCTCATCACGAAGCCGCGCGGGATTATGGGCGACGTGGACAAGCCGGAGACGCTCATGAGCGAAATCACCATTGCCGAGCTCGAGGCCCTGGAAGCCAAGGGCGTTGTCCACGCAGGGATGCTGCCCAAGTCCGGCGCGGCCAAGTCCGCGCTCACCGGCGGGGTCGAGCGGGTGCACGTGATTTCGTACGAGTATCCGGACAGCGTCTTGGCCGAGCTATTTACCAACGAAGGATGCGGCACGATGGTGACGCCGTGA
- a CDS encoding N-acetylornithine carbamoyltransferase, whose translation MNHFLSLRDFSREQIQALVDLGRELKANPHGDRLHKRVIGLLFMNPSLRTLASFQAAVGQQGGTSVVIQPGAGSWTLEFHDGAVMDGAAVEHVREAIPVLAAYCDVLGIRSFADQTYIATDLADQRMRHLAALSPKPVINMESASDHPCQALADWMTLDELQVPANGKFVLSWAWHPKPLPYAVPRAALNMAALRGMDITVLCPEGYDLPEAMMTEAGAHIRTSHDRADAMDGAQVLYCKSWCSPEFYGQPEAELAKRADLRDWCVRESWFATADPQAKFMHCLPVRRNVKVADEVLDGPRSVVIQQAENRLHAQKSVLISQLENLTPWN comes from the coding sequence GTGAACCATTTCCTTTCTCTTCGCGACTTCTCGCGCGAGCAGATTCAAGCCTTGGTTGACCTCGGGCGCGAACTCAAAGCGAATCCGCATGGGGACCGCCTCCACAAGCGCGTGATCGGCCTGCTGTTTATGAATCCCAGTCTGCGGACGCTAGCCTCGTTTCAGGCGGCGGTCGGGCAGCAAGGCGGAACGTCCGTCGTCATCCAGCCCGGCGCGGGTTCGTGGACGCTCGAGTTTCATGACGGCGCGGTGATGGATGGAGCGGCCGTGGAGCACGTCCGGGAGGCGATCCCGGTTCTGGCTGCCTACTGCGACGTGCTTGGCATCCGCTCGTTCGCCGACCAAACCTACATCGCCACCGATTTGGCCGACCAGCGCATGCGGCACTTGGCCGCGCTGAGTCCCAAGCCGGTGATCAACATGGAATCCGCCAGCGACCACCCTTGCCAGGCGCTCGCCGATTGGATGACGCTGGACGAGTTGCAGGTGCCCGCGAACGGCAAGTTCGTCCTGAGCTGGGCTTGGCACCCCAAGCCGCTGCCGTACGCGGTTCCGCGCGCGGCGCTCAACATGGCCGCACTACGAGGCATGGACATCACAGTGCTATGCCCCGAGGGCTACGACCTGCCCGAGGCGATGATGACCGAAGCCGGAGCGCACATCCGCACGTCTCACGACCGCGCGGATGCGATGGACGGCGCCCAGGTGCTCTATTGCAAGTCGTGGTGCAGCCCGGAATTCTACGGCCAACCCGAAGCCGAACTGGCCAAGCGCGCCGACCTACGCGACTGGTGCGTGCGCGAATCGTGGTTCGCCACCGCCGACCCGCAAGCCAAGTTTATGCACTGTCTTCCGGTTCGCCGCAACGTGAAGGTCGCCGACGAAGTGCTCGATGGGCCGCGCTCGGTGGTCATTCAGCAAGCCGAAAACCGACTCCACGCCCAAAAGAGCGTCCTCATTTCTCAACTCGAAAACCTGACTCCATGGAACTAG
- a CDS encoding aminotransferase class III-fold pyridoxal phosphate-dependent enzyme, translating into MPFLAGSDAPTELDVYARLPVEIVRGAGCQVWDSNGKVYLDFYGGHAVTALGYAHPALTAAIQSQAQQLIFQTNAVDVAIRREALATLASVAPLGHAFLVNSGAEANENALRLAFLHTGRTRVTCLQGGFHGRTAAAGAVTDHNASWYAFPQTPFAVDRVPINDIAALDQAMTDDTAAVIFEPVQGVAGAVECETAFLQAAARLAKERGILLIADEVQTGVGRCGTMFAVEHAAVQPDILTVAKGLGGGIPVAAVLCSAPVAAVAKRGMLGTTFGGGPVACAAMQAVLHAVSAPGFLGQVRERSEQLIHGCLQAGVRQVTGRGLLLGLHLDTPAAPVRTELLQRGFLTGDAKNPNIVRLLPPLIISASDVGAFTTALREVLA; encoded by the coding sequence ATGCCGTTCCTGGCTGGATCTGACGCGCCCACCGAGCTCGACGTCTACGCCCGTCTCCCGGTGGAGATTGTGCGCGGCGCGGGCTGTCAGGTGTGGGATTCGAACGGGAAGGTGTACCTTGACTTTTACGGCGGTCACGCGGTGACCGCTCTCGGTTATGCGCATCCGGCGCTCACCGCGGCCATCCAAAGCCAAGCGCAGCAACTGATTTTCCAAACCAATGCCGTTGACGTCGCGATTCGCCGCGAAGCCTTGGCGACCTTGGCGTCGGTGGCACCGCTCGGCCATGCGTTCTTGGTTAACAGCGGTGCCGAAGCGAACGAAAACGCCCTGCGCCTGGCGTTCTTGCACACCGGACGCACTCGAGTGACCTGTTTGCAGGGCGGATTCCACGGACGCACTGCGGCCGCGGGTGCCGTGACCGACCACAACGCGAGTTGGTACGCGTTTCCGCAGACGCCATTTGCCGTAGACCGCGTGCCGATCAACGACATTGCCGCGCTCGACCAAGCCATGACCGACGACACGGCGGCAGTCATTTTTGAGCCGGTGCAAGGCGTCGCCGGAGCCGTGGAATGCGAAACCGCGTTTCTGCAAGCGGCGGCTCGCCTGGCCAAGGAGCGCGGCATTCTCCTCATCGCCGACGAAGTCCAAACCGGCGTCGGACGCTGCGGCACGATGTTCGCCGTCGAGCACGCGGCGGTGCAACCCGACATTCTCACCGTTGCCAAGGGCCTCGGCGGCGGCATCCCGGTCGCGGCGGTGCTGTGCTCGGCACCCGTCGCCGCAGTGGCCAAGCGCGGCATGCTCGGCACGACCTTCGGCGGCGGACCGGTCGCGTGCGCGGCGATGCAAGCTGTACTCCACGCCGTGAGCGCGCCCGGGTTCTTGGGGCAAGTTCGAGAGCGGTCCGAGCAACTCATCCATGGCTGCTTGCAGGCCGGAGTTCGACAGGTCACGGGTCGTGGCTTGCTCCTTGGGTTGCATTTGGACACACCCGCGGCTCCGGTTCGAACCGAGTTGCTACAGCGCGGATTCCTCACCGGAGACGCCAAAAACCCCAACATCGTCCGATTACTGCCGCCGCTCATCATCTCGGCGAGCGACGTCGGGGCGTTCACGACCGCGCTCCGCGAGGTGCTGGCGTGA
- the argC gene encoding N-acetyl-gamma-glutamyl-phosphate reductase gives MLNKSIPTIVLGGSGYVAAECLGLLLNHPYFRIESVVSTSQVGTRIDEVFPHLTGVAEDLTFTDLESAKPRLAGKRQVALFSAMPHGETARVLEELLAGGTSARVVDISADFRTSDAAEYEQIYGKPHEGPTLLPQFHFGLPDLDKETPEAMISHPGCFTTGITLAIAPLVANQLIEPQVQVSAITGSTGAGRQLGAGTHHPHRQSSMWAYQPLVHRHTPEIRRLLQAHAPDLTVAFVPHSGPFARGIHATCFATLRKPMSTAAVTDLISAFYAHTPFVKVAAGMPTLKEIVGSNRCHLGVAVSGNQVVITSVIDNLVKGAAGGAVQWMNRLFSLDEKEGLVNAVPGWI, from the coding sequence ATGCTTAACAAATCCATTCCCACCATCGTCCTGGGCGGCAGCGGCTACGTCGCCGCTGAATGCCTTGGCCTCTTGCTCAATCACCCTTATTTCCGCATCGAATCGGTGGTATCCACCAGTCAGGTCGGCACGCGCATCGACGAAGTGTTTCCGCACCTCACCGGTGTCGCCGAAGACCTGACCTTCACTGATCTCGAATCCGCCAAGCCGCGATTGGCGGGCAAGCGGCAAGTGGCCCTGTTCAGCGCGATGCCGCATGGCGAAACGGCGCGCGTGCTAGAAGAACTCTTGGCCGGCGGAACGTCGGCTCGCGTCGTGGATATCTCGGCGGACTTCCGCACCAGCGATGCCGCCGAGTACGAGCAGATTTATGGCAAGCCGCATGAGGGGCCAACGCTCTTGCCGCAGTTTCATTTCGGGTTGCCGGACCTGGACAAGGAAACGCCGGAAGCGATGATCTCGCACCCAGGCTGCTTCACCACCGGCATAACACTCGCAATCGCGCCGCTCGTCGCGAACCAGCTCATTGAGCCGCAGGTTCAGGTCAGCGCCATCACGGGGAGCACGGGCGCGGGGCGTCAACTTGGCGCGGGCACTCACCATCCGCATCGCCAAAGCTCTATGTGGGCGTATCAACCGCTGGTGCACCGCCACACGCCGGAGATCCGCCGGCTTCTGCAAGCCCACGCGCCCGACCTGACCGTCGCCTTTGTGCCGCACTCGGGGCCGTTCGCCCGCGGGATTCATGCGACGTGCTTCGCGACTCTTCGCAAGCCGATGTCCACCGCCGCTGTAACCGACCTCATTTCTGCATTTTATGCACATACGCCGTTCGTCAAGGTCGCGGCGGGAATGCCCACTCTCAAGGAAATCGTGGGCAGCAATCGCTGCCACTTGGGCGTGGCCGTCAGCGGCAACCAGGTCGTCATCACGTCGGTCATCGACAACTTGGTGAAGGGCGCGGCGGGCGGCGCGGTGCAGTGGATGAATCGCCTGTTTAGCCTCGACGAAAAGGAGGGCCTGGTCAATGCCGTTCCTGGCTGGATCTGA
- a CDS encoding molybdopterin-guanine dinucleotide biosynthesis protein MobB, with protein MRPVTLDKIASVTLNCNLRREARLDDQYPCREGDVIAVRVLTSKSQYNSLELISGRMSTIKPGDIIAGALGHRNAVQGYAGVIPTSLKTGDQINLLNLGGVLGTCTSYSPMVGQPHVCEVIGNVMAFPDLNSRRGVPANIAADLSLPSTQLRDLPPIIAVVGTSMNSGKTEACLTVIQQLTHRGLKVSAAKTTGVSLRRDILGMQDAGASEVVIFTDLGVVTTQASNAPTLTKQMIHRLAQARPDVIVLELGDGLIGDYGVGAILDDPEIAPHLRCVILAAADPVGALGGANLVRDRHQLPLALITGPATDNLAGVSAIERETKVRSINARHDPQDLTDHLLHTISLAHA; from the coding sequence GTGAGACCGGTCACGCTCGACAAAATCGCCAGCGTCACGCTGAACTGTAACCTGCGACGCGAGGCTCGGCTGGACGATCAGTACCCTTGCCGCGAGGGTGATGTCATTGCCGTCCGCGTGCTCACGAGCAAGTCGCAGTACAACTCGCTCGAACTCATTTCGGGCCGCATGTCCACGATCAAGCCGGGCGATATCATCGCCGGGGCGCTTGGCCACCGAAACGCGGTTCAGGGCTATGCCGGTGTCATCCCAACGTCGCTCAAGACCGGCGACCAGATTAACCTACTAAACCTTGGCGGCGTGCTCGGCACCTGCACGAGCTATTCGCCGATGGTCGGCCAGCCGCACGTGTGCGAGGTCATCGGGAACGTCATGGCGTTCCCTGACCTCAACAGCCGACGTGGGGTTCCGGCCAACATCGCCGCCGACCTGAGCCTTCCATCAACGCAACTGCGCGACTTGCCACCGATCATCGCGGTGGTCGGCACGAGCATGAACTCGGGCAAGACCGAAGCGTGCCTCACGGTGATTCAGCAACTGACGCACCGCGGACTCAAGGTGAGCGCAGCCAAAACCACCGGCGTGAGTCTGCGCCGCGACATCCTCGGCATGCAGGACGCGGGCGCGAGCGAGGTGGTCATTTTCACCGACCTGGGCGTTGTCACGACCCAGGCCAGCAACGCGCCAACGCTCACCAAGCAGATGATTCACCGCCTCGCCCAGGCTCGGCCGGACGTGATTGTGCTTGAACTCGGCGACGGGCTGATCGGCGACTATGGCGTCGGCGCGATTCTGGACGACCCCGAGATCGCGCCGCACCTGCGCTGCGTCATTCTCGCCGCCGCCGACCCCGTCGGCGCGCTCGGCGGCGCCAACCTCGTGCGCGATCGGCACCAGCTTCCGCTCGCGCTCATCACCGGGCCGGCCACCGACAACCTCGCCGGCGTCTCGGCGATCGAACGCGAAACCAAGGTGCGCAGCATCAACGCGCGCCACGATCCACAGGACCTGACCGACCACCTGCTCCACACCATTTCCCTTGCACATGCTTAA
- the argG gene encoding argininosuccinate synthase encodes MKLALAFSGGLDTCWCIPVLRQAGYEITTVTVDVGGFSPDELGQIAERSAKLGAAEHIVVPATELFYREVVRWLIAGNVLRGGLYPLCVGAERALQARETAKVAAQIGAGAVAHGCTAAGNDQVRFEVALRTVAPGVEIVAPVRDQAPRRDEQLALLASEGLDFPGQKATYSINSGLWGVTIGGAETTGTELSIPNEAWQRTQGAFEQALRPSTHTLEFRQGEPVALDGVTGSPVQIILAVDQLAAAYGLGRGIHLGETILGIKGRVAFEAPAASVILPAHRELEKLTLTKRQIALKDTVAASYGEWVHEGLFTEPAAREIEALFLSSQQRVTGEVKFELRPGNMFVTGVSSPHSLHAASRAVYGEAMGEWTADDAKGFSRLYGLAGILHGRAGGDS; translated from the coding sequence ATGAAGCTCGCGCTTGCTTTCTCGGGCGGGCTCGACACCTGTTGGTGCATCCCGGTTCTGCGCCAAGCCGGGTACGAAATCACGACCGTAACCGTTGACGTTGGCGGATTCTCGCCGGACGAACTCGGCCAGATCGCCGAACGCAGCGCGAAGCTCGGCGCGGCGGAGCACATCGTCGTGCCCGCAACCGAATTGTTCTATCGTGAGGTCGTTCGCTGGCTCATCGCCGGCAACGTCTTGCGCGGCGGACTCTATCCGCTGTGCGTGGGAGCCGAGCGCGCGCTGCAGGCTCGCGAAACCGCGAAAGTCGCCGCCCAAATCGGAGCCGGTGCGGTTGCCCACGGGTGCACCGCCGCCGGAAACGACCAAGTCCGATTCGAAGTCGCCCTGCGCACGGTGGCGCCGGGCGTCGAAATCGTGGCTCCAGTTCGCGACCAAGCGCCACGACGCGACGAGCAACTCGCTTTGCTGGCCAGCGAGGGGCTCGACTTCCCCGGCCAGAAGGCGACTTACAGCATCAATTCGGGGCTGTGGGGTGTGACGATTGGCGGGGCGGAAACCACCGGCACCGAGCTCAGCATCCCCAACGAGGCTTGGCAGCGCACCCAAGGCGCGTTCGAACAAGCCCTGCGACCGAGTACTCACACGCTGGAGTTTCGCCAAGGCGAACCGGTCGCGCTCGACGGCGTAACCGGCTCGCCGGTGCAGATTATTCTGGCCGTTGACCAGTTGGCCGCGGCTTATGGCCTGGGCCGCGGCATCCATCTTGGCGAAACCATCCTGGGTATCAAGGGCCGTGTCGCCTTCGAAGCCCCGGCGGCGAGCGTCATCCTGCCGGCCCACCGCGAGCTCGAAAAGCTGACCCTCACGAAGCGCCAGATCGCGCTCAAGGACACCGTGGCGGCGAGCTACGGCGAGTGGGTCCACGAGGGCCTTTTCACCGAACCCGCGGCCCGCGAAATCGAGGCGCTTTTCCTGAGTTCGCAGCAGCGCGTGACCGGTGAGGTCAAATTCGAACTTCGCCCCGGCAACATGTTCGTCACCGGAGTTTCTTCGCCGCACTCCTTGCACGCCGCCTCGCGCGCCGTGTACGGCGAGGCCATGGGCGAATGGACCGCCGATGACGCCAAGGGCTTTAGCCGCCTCTATGGCCTAGCCGGAATCCTCCATGGCCGCGCCGGAGGCGATTCGTGA
- a CDS encoding TolC family protein codes for MQVALSKSQRIAAQRHLVREAELAAGSLRSPLNPELEIAPGVGFTNSGFALGQSFDVSGQRRALAQMALTSVSLAQAEVRKTELEVGAQVVEQLMRHAAARREAALAQTALNLARTTRDAVKKRQEIGEVPAIQTSRAELQVIRAEQTLAIAQAQVADQKLALGFWFDSSITDSLEDELTFDNTVDGKPNRPESAIAMAHVGVALADEQVARRESAPKLFVGIAADTWSLDRRPFRSENIGLQARLTMQPFDRRTNRKQVQSKEAATRAARAELVEIDRRIALEVARAQAELAAAQAVRERYASGVVPRAAELVRAMQDGYTQGFVTLLELLEAQNTLAETATEASAATLRFQLAQLKLMTALGQVPGTEVTR; via the coding sequence GTGCAAGTCGCGCTCAGCAAGAGCCAGCGCATCGCGGCTCAACGCCACTTGGTGCGGGAGGCCGAACTGGCGGCCGGATCGCTGCGATCCCCGCTCAACCCCGAACTCGAGATCGCCCCGGGGGTGGGGTTCACCAACTCTGGCTTCGCGTTGGGGCAAAGCTTCGATGTCTCGGGCCAGCGTCGCGCGCTTGCCCAGATGGCCTTGACGTCCGTGTCGCTGGCCCAGGCCGAGGTCCGCAAAACGGAGCTTGAGGTCGGCGCGCAGGTGGTCGAGCAGTTGATGCGACACGCCGCGGCTCGCCGCGAGGCGGCCCTGGCTCAGACTGCGCTGAACCTCGCACGGACCACGCGCGACGCCGTGAAAAAGCGGCAGGAGATCGGCGAAGTCCCAGCGATTCAAACCAGTCGCGCCGAGCTTCAGGTGATCCGCGCCGAGCAGACCCTTGCCATCGCGCAGGCGCAGGTCGCCGATCAGAAACTCGCGCTGGGATTTTGGTTCGACTCCTCGATCACCGATAGCCTGGAAGACGAACTGACCTTCGACAACACGGTTGACGGCAAGCCCAATCGGCCCGAGTCGGCGATCGCCATGGCTCACGTCGGGGTTGCGCTAGCCGACGAGCAGGTCGCCCGACGGGAGTCGGCGCCCAAGCTTTTCGTCGGTATCGCCGCCGACACGTGGAGTCTGGATCGACGACCTTTTCGTAGCGAGAACATTGGCCTGCAAGCGCGGTTGACGATGCAGCCGTTTGACCGTCGCACCAACCGCAAGCAGGTGCAATCCAAGGAGGCGGCCACCCGCGCCGCCCGGGCCGAGCTTGTCGAAATCGACCGCCGCATTGCCTTGGAGGTGGCGCGGGCGCAAGCCGAACTGGCCGCCGCCCAAGCCGTACGGGAGCGATACGCGAGCGGGGTTGTGCCCCGAGCCGCCGAACTGGTGCGAGCCATGCAAGACGGCTACACGCAGGGATTCGTGACCCTTCTGGAACTCCTTGAGGCGCAGAACACGCTCGCCGAAACCGCAACCGAAGCCTCGGCGGCGACGCTCCGATTCCAGTTGGCCCAACTCAAACTCATGACCGCCTTGGGGCAAGTCCCGGGCACGGAGGTGACGCGATGA
- a CDS encoding efflux RND transporter periplasmic adaptor subunit — protein sequence MKRTLLLTSLLLAATMARAGEEDHAHGPDGRHLPPTQTTSNPESQLLSHHDLRIEGADGKSMLGCTVESKIWRKDKPSEIVHTEANAYEAENEVYGSHMTYRAPGEYVISEGITFPDGRKTTVEFPIIVAAEQAAAAEDEHAHGPNYLAIVGGILGVGAALVIAFRMGKRSGRGPMVAMLLLSGVLVTGPRAQESEAAHAHGPDGRHIIPMASKGSVGPKLPAYVGQAGSESQTKTVEGVKFTLTIENEETVPDPDVVQLSEQEVRLTGLKTAQVQVSPAAGGMYATGRVQANPNGRVIVNSRTGGRVLTLSALPGTEVRKGQVLAVLESTELADAQASMSAAIADQRQVAAAVQSARSAIAAAESRVATAERTLARQRQFAKAGEFSSPTLEAAKAEASRVAAELSSARTRLMATEATVGRLARGVASGVVAQRELDAARAEVALANTALGNAHRQDAVAKAALAREQGIAKQGLRDAKEVEQAAADLSQARAELTSRRSDLTRAIADQARAATALRISGDQVRLLGGRPGGGHRISITAPISGEVESRSVSLGETIASGQQLFELLNASVVWVICDIYEKDIRRVQIGQHVDVVADALPGLTFPGEIAFVHNEVEEKTRTTKVRVAINNPGERLKQNMFVRAQIGIESGRQVTVPTSAVQIVKGMSMVFLKQGEGVFRKHIVQVQSTLGDKTILRTELPPASVVVTDGSYQLAAIAGSR from the coding sequence ATGAAACGAACCTTACTGTTGACATCGCTGCTTCTTGCGGCGACCATGGCTCGAGCGGGCGAGGAAGATCACGCGCATGGGCCGGACGGTCGGCACCTTCCGCCCACCCAGACCACCTCGAATCCGGAATCGCAACTGCTGAGTCACCACGACCTTCGGATTGAGGGCGCGGACGGCAAGTCCATGCTCGGCTGCACCGTGGAGAGCAAGATTTGGCGCAAGGACAAGCCGAGCGAAATCGTGCACACCGAGGCGAACGCCTATGAGGCGGAGAACGAGGTTTACGGCTCGCACATGACTTATCGCGCGCCCGGCGAGTACGTGATTTCGGAGGGCATTACATTCCCCGATGGCCGTAAGACGACGGTCGAGTTTCCGATTATTGTTGCGGCGGAACAAGCCGCTGCCGCCGAAGACGAGCATGCTCACGGGCCGAACTATCTGGCCATTGTCGGCGGAATTCTCGGCGTTGGCGCGGCTCTAGTGATCGCTTTCCGCATGGGTAAACGGAGCGGACGCGGCCCGATGGTGGCCATGCTTTTGCTCAGCGGCGTGCTGGTCACTGGGCCACGCGCGCAGGAATCCGAGGCGGCGCATGCGCACGGACCCGATGGTCGGCACATCATTCCGATGGCCAGCAAGGGTTCGGTCGGGCCGAAACTGCCTGCTTACGTGGGCCAAGCGGGTTCGGAATCCCAAACGAAAACTGTTGAGGGCGTGAAGTTCACCCTCACGATAGAGAACGAAGAAACTGTCCCCGACCCCGACGTCGTGCAACTTTCCGAGCAGGAAGTCCGGCTCACCGGACTGAAAACTGCCCAGGTGCAGGTGTCGCCTGCCGCGGGCGGCATGTACGCCACCGGGCGAGTGCAGGCCAACCCGAACGGGCGGGTGATTGTAAACTCGCGAACCGGCGGTCGTGTGCTGACGCTTAGCGCGTTGCCGGGCACCGAGGTGCGAAAGGGCCAGGTTCTGGCGGTGCTTGAAAGCACCGAATTGGCCGATGCGCAAGCCTCCATGAGTGCGGCAATTGCCGACCAGCGGCAAGTGGCGGCCGCCGTGCAAAGCGCTCGCTCGGCGATTGCCGCGGCCGAGAGTCGCGTAGCGACCGCGGAGCGAACCCTCGCTCGGCAACGACAGTTTGCAAAGGCGGGAGAATTTAGTTCGCCGACGCTTGAAGCAGCCAAAGCCGAAGCATCTCGGGTCGCCGCAGAACTCAGTTCGGCGCGGACTCGATTGATGGCCACTGAGGCGACGGTGGGGCGGTTGGCGCGTGGCGTGGCGAGCGGTGTTGTGGCTCAGCGCGAACTTGATGCCGCGCGCGCCGAAGTCGCGTTGGCCAATACCGCGCTCGGAAATGCCCATCGCCAGGATGCCGTGGCGAAGGCGGCGCTCGCCCGCGAACAAGGGATCGCCAAGCAAGGCTTGCGCGACGCGAAGGAAGTTGAACAAGCCGCGGCGGACCTGAGCCAAGCTCGGGCCGAACTCACGAGTCGGCGCAGTGACCTGACTCGGGCCATCGCCGATCAGGCTCGCGCGGCAACCGCGCTGCGGATTAGCGGCGATCAGGTTCGCCTGCTTGGCGGGCGACCCGGCGGCGGCCATCGCATTAGCATCACGGCGCCCATTTCGGGCGAAGTGGAATCGCGGTCGGTCAGCCTCGGCGAGACCATCGCGAGCGGGCAGCAACTCTTTGAGCTGCTCAATGCGAGCGTGGTTTGGGTGATCTGCGACATCTACGAAAAAGACATTCGCCGGGTGCAGATCGGTCAGCATGTGGACGTCGTGGCCGATGCGCTGCCAGGGCTGACTTTCCCCGGCGAGATCGCGTTTGTCCACAACGAGGTCGAGGAGAAAACTCGCACCACCAAGGTACGCGTGGCGATCAACAATCCCGGCGAGCGGCTGAAGCAAAACATGTTCGTGCGAGCCCAAATCGGCATCGAATCGGGCCGCCAAGTGACGGTTCCCACGAGCGCCGTTCAGATCGTTAAGGGCATGTCCATGGTCTTTCTCAAGCAGGGTGAAGGCGTGTTCCGCAAACACATCGTGCAGGTGCAGAGCACCCTCGGCGACAAGACGATTTTGCGGACGGAGCTACCGCCCGCGAGCGTTGTGGTCACCGACGGGTCTTACCAGTTGGCGGCGATTGCCGGGAGTCGGTAA